A stretch of the Aegilops tauschii subsp. strangulata cultivar AL8/78 chromosome 4, Aet v6.0, whole genome shotgun sequence genome encodes the following:
- the LOC109742893 gene encoding tetrapyrrole-binding protein, chloroplastic: MHPYKTTEIHNFSQHRGRAHRQADHAPTASASGLPPRTAATTKCNQSPDKTPSTPLSAFPSLSSPPLPSIHPQPPLRRPAMANASLQSFLPQHHHSFLNSNTHDGSPPALLKLTTNSTNASNSISFKLFASSSSSVTTTANSPAPTPVAAAAAATTSPPTPSLELLGQQLAAGEYRQADETTRALLIVLAGEAARRRGYVFFSEVQFISVEDLRAVDALWLEHSGGRFGYSVQRRVWDKSLREFTRFFIKIGWMKKLDTEVEQFNYRAFPDEFIWELTDDTPEGHLPLTNALRGTRLLENIFTHPAFDCEEDEAAGADEEADKGSATGQNNKDDNKGRGRPKSLTDFKPDYSF, from the coding sequence ATGCACCCCTACAAAACCACGGAAATCCATAATTTTTCACAACACAGAGGAAGAGCACACAGACAAGCAGACCACGCGCCCACAGCCTCAGCCTCAGGTCTCCCTCCGCGCACCGCAGCCACCACCAAGTGCAACCAATCCCCCGACAAAACCCCATCCACTCCTTTATCAGCGTTTCCCTCCCtttcctcccctcccctcccctccatcCATCCTCAGCCGCCCCTTCGCCGGCCGGCCATGGCAAATGCTTccctccagtccttcctcccccAGCACCACCATTCCTTCCTCAACAGCAACACCCACGACGGCTCCCCTCCCGCGCTCCTCAAGCTCACCACCAACAGCACCAACGCCAGCAACAGCATTTCCTTCAAGCTCTTCGCCAGCAGCTCCTCCTCGGTGACCACAACCGCCAACTCGCCGGCTCCGActccggtcgccgccgccgccgcggcgacaACCTCGCCGCCCACCCCCTCCCTGGAGCTCCTGGGCCAGCAGCTCGCGGCGGGGGAGTACCGGCAGGCCGACGAGACCACGCGCGCCCTCCTCATCGTCCTCGCGGGCGAGGCCGCGCGCCGCCGAGGGTACGTCTTCTTCTCGGAGGTCCAGTTCATCTCCGTCGAGGACCTCCGCGCCGTGGACGCGCTCTGGCTGGAGCACAGCGGCGGCAGGTTCGGGTACAGCGTGCAGCGCCGGGTTTGGGACAAGTCGCTGCGCGAGTTCACCCGATTCTTCATCAAGATCGGCTGGATGAAGAAGCTGGACACCGAGGTGGAGCAGTTCAACTACAGGGCCTTCCCCGACGAGTTCATCTGGGAGCTCACCGACGACACGCCGGAGGGCCACCTGCCCCTCACCAATGCCCTCAGGGGGACGCGGCTCCTGGAGAACATCTTCACCCACCCCGCCTTCGACTGCGAAGAAGATGAAGCAGCAGGGGCAGATGAGGAGGCTGACAAGGGCAGTGCCACTGGTCAGAATAATAAGGATGACAACAAAGGCAGGGGCAGGCCAAAGAGTTTGACAGATTTCAAGCCCGACTACTCCTTTTAA